In the Deltaproteobacteria bacterium genome, one interval contains:
- a CDS encoding ATP-binding domain-containing protein: protein MPRPSTDPQGDQVVLLTRQSSKGLTFPRVILVGLGKLRAAHENVAEATRLLYVAMTCTRECL, encoded by the coding sequence ATGCCCAGGCCATCTACCGACCCACAGGGCGATCAGGTGGTGCTTCTGACACGACAGAGCAGCAAAGGACTGACGTTTCCGCGTGTGATTCTCGTCGGCTTGGGGAAACTACGGGCCGCGCACGAGAACGTTGCCGAGGCAACCCGCCTGCTATATGTCGCGATGACATGCACGCGCGAATGCCTGTAG